A stretch of DNA from Bacillota bacterium:
TTTTGCATTCTGCATCAAAAAATCAGCCATTTTTTCAGCTACAAAAACTATCTGCGGTTCATTTTGATCAAGAATATCACCAATAGTTTCGCGTTTTATGCCAAGCCCTAAGACAGACCCTAAAATATCTCTGTGTGACAATCGCTGTCCCTTATAATTTATTGTTAATGCTATAATCGGCACTTTATATTCTGTTTCAAAGCCGAGTGGCATTACAACAGCGATTCGTCTCTCAGCGTCAGCATATCCGCCATCAAAATTTATGTTTGCGTAATTCTTGAATTCTGAAACTTTTTTCAGTAAGGTCTGCTCATATGGCGTAAGAAATGATGAAAAACACACCGTATGCCTGTCATCCGCAAAACGTACAAGATCATAAATTTTCGCAATCAAAAGACGTTCGTCATCACTTTTTGCATACTTGTCCGATAATTCACGTGTATTCATCATAACCTCAAATAACTACCTTATCCGGTTTGCTATATATGAAATTATATCAAGCAAAAACCTAAGATCGGTTTTTTTATAACGTCTGTGCCATTCAACAGACAAATCATTTGCAAATTCATCAAGTTTAGCCGCAACCCCACTATCTTTTTTGCCTTTACCCGAAAGCATAGTATGTGCCCACATCTGTGTTGCAACAAGGCCTCGGATTGCAACCAAAGTTTCTGTTAAATCCTCCTTCGACCGATCACAAACGCTGTCTTTCAATGCCTCAAGAGCTTCGTTGATTTCTTTTAATCTGCTAATATTGTCATCAAGTTCACCAGAAGCAAGATTAAGCCTGTCCAATCCTTTTCCGTATTTTTGAACAAAGAATTCATCAAGCTCTCCACGATCATAATAATACCATCTTACTATGTTTGCCCATGAAACTTTCGCAGCTTCACCAGCTTTTTTCATAAGCGGCAGTATTCTTTCGTCCCCAAAATCAATAATTGAAATAGCACGGTCGTATTCCTGAATGTCAGAACCAGTATAATTCCACGCCAAACCGCCGCCGTATGCCAAACCAGGAAATGACGTTGAAATCGGATTAATATGACCGTAGTCTCCCCAATCAGTATTTAGAATCCCTTCTGCCTTATATTTTAAAGCATATGAAACACTTATATTGATATTTGAAAAACCATTAGTAATGTTGTTAAATATCTTGTTCCAGCCATTAGTTCCTGGGCAAACCACTTGGCGAACCCCGGAATCTGCAAATATTTTTGTCTTATCATCTTTAATTTCAGCGCCGTAACCCCAGTTTAAGAAAACGCAGCCTGGTCTGATATCTTTTATAAGCTCAGGGTGCTGAACTATTATGTCTCCCCAAAATTGAATTTCACTTTTATATTTTCTGGCATAATCAATTATTCTATTTAGAAAATCAACATAAATTTTCCCTACTCCAAGCTTTTCTGCTAACTCTTTTGACTTGCCAAGCCCTAAATCCATCGTTTCGTCACAGCATATATTGAACTTGTCCGATTTAAAGAGCGGCGCATATTCATCTATCATTTTCTTAACAAGCTCAAAGCTGTCATTATTTGAAACATCAAGGGTATGGTGGGCCATACGTTTTAAAAAATAAGCTTTTTTATATTCCTCTACTTCGACTTCGCGCAGATACCGATACTTTTGTATTTCAAGCAGTTCATAAAGGTGTCCGAACGTTGCAAGGCATGGAACGAGTTCAATTCCGAGAGTGTCACAGTATTCATCAAACTCTCTGATCTCATCAGCCGTAATAGGAGTTCTGTTTTTCCACATCTCCTCTGCAAAAGAAAAAGCAAATGAATGTTCAACGTAAAGCTGAAGCTGATTTATTTTATAAAGGACACAGCGTCTTGCGACCTCTTTAAGCGTTTCCATTGTGCATACTTTTCCACGCGATATGTCCAGCAAAAAACCCCTAACAGGTAAAATGGGTTTATCGTCTATATTTACAAAAGGAAGAGTATTGCCCTCCGTCCTTAATAACTGACGAATCGTCGAAATCCCGTAAAGAATTCCTTTTTCTCCTCCATTAATAACAATTCCGTGTTTGTCTATCGAAAGGATATATCCCTCCCCTACTGTATTAAAATTATTCAGCACGATAGATCCATTATTATTGTTTGTGATTTCAGCTTTAATTCCAATATCAGAAAATTCATTTATGAGAAGTTCGGCTGATGCTTTTATCCGTTCTGTAGCCGCTGAAATTGAAATCGTAACGCAATCAGAAAACTTATAGGTACCTCCCTTAACATCAACTTTTGCAGGCATCGGAAAGAGAGTCAGCTTTTTCATTTCGCACCCCTGAATATATATTTTTATATACATGAAAAATTTTAACAGATTAGGTTTGAAAAAACTACAGACAAATTTCATAAACCTAAGGTTCATTTCATATGGTTTATTGTATAATGCTTAAATAAATGTCTACTAATAAATCGGAGGTCAGCATGTCACGAAAAATACGACGTCATAATTTTATGGTGTTTTCCCTCCAATTTAAGACAGTTGGGATGACCCTAGTACCGATTGCTCTGATCGCTCTTCTTCTTCTATTATTCAGCGGAGAAGTTGCGGGAGTTCTATTTGACGGTAAAGTTGGTCAAAAAGCAAATGATAATGTAAAGATCGACTCACCTCAGGGATTTGGCGATCAGAATTCGAACGGAACAGAAGGTGTCTCTTCATCAGAAAAGGGAAAAATACTTCCTCTTGTCTCTGTTTCTCTGGCACCCAAGGCTGAAAATGGCTATGTTTCAAATGAACGGGTTTATCTTCGCAATCATACAAAGTTTGATGTTGACCTGAAATCAATAATGGAATCACCTTTAAATCTTTTGGGGCGTAAAAAAGAAGGGCCACAAGTGCTTGTGATCCACACGCATGGCAGCGAAAGCTACTCAGAAAAAAATGCCGCAACTTATAATTCAAACCAAAGTGACAGAAATACAGATATAAACCAGAATGTAGTTGCAGTAGGTTCAACATTTGCAAAAACGCTGACAGAACTCGGCATCGAAACAGTGCACGATACTACGATGTATGACAGACCGGATTTTAACACAGCTTATACTAAAAGCGGCGA
This window harbors:
- a CDS encoding YlmH/Sll1252 family protein; amino-acid sequence: MNTRELSDKYAKSDDERLLIAKIYDLVRFADDRHTVCFSSFLTPYEQTLLKKVSEFKNYANINFDGGYADAERRIAVVMPLGFETEYKVPIIALTINYKGQRLSHRDILGSVLGLGIKRETIGDILDQNEPQIVFVAEKMADFLMQNAKKAGKAEISLLIASDDIEISSPNFKEISATVASLRIDSVISEGFSISRSKAVDAVKLKRVFLNYVEVSSPSKEVSEGDKISLRGLGKIRLAKVGGKSRKDRIFVTIERYV
- a CDS encoding glycoside hydrolase family 20 zincin-like fold domain-containing protein; protein product: MKKLTLFPMPAKVDVKGGTYKFSDCVTISISAATERIKASAELLINEFSDIGIKAEITNNNNGSIVLNNFNTVGEGYILSIDKHGIVINGGEKGILYGISTIRQLLRTEGNTLPFVNIDDKPILPVRGFLLDISRGKVCTMETLKEVARRCVLYKINQLQLYVEHSFAFSFAEEMWKNRTPITADEIREFDEYCDTLGIELVPCLATFGHLYELLEIQKYRYLREVEVEEYKKAYFLKRMAHHTLDVSNNDSFELVKKMIDEYAPLFKSDKFNICCDETMDLGLGKSKELAEKLGVGKIYVDFLNRIIDYARKYKSEIQFWGDIIVQHPELIKDIRPGCVFLNWGYGAEIKDDKTKIFADSGVRQVVCPGTNGWNKIFNNITNGFSNINISVSYALKYKAEGILNTDWGDYGHINPISTSFPGLAYGGGLAWNYTGSDIQEYDRAISIIDFGDERILPLMKKAGEAAKVSWANIVRWYYYDRGELDEFFVQKYGKGLDRLNLASGELDDNISRLKEINEALEALKDSVCDRSKEDLTETLVAIRGLVATQMWAHTMLSGKGKKDSGVAAKLDEFANDLSVEWHRRYKKTDLRFLLDIISYIANRIR
- a CDS encoding stage II sporulation protein P codes for the protein MSRKIRRHNFMVFSLQFKTVGMTLVPIALIALLLLLFSGEVAGVLFDGKVGQKANDNVKIDSPQGFGDQNSNGTEGVSSSEKGKILPLVSVSLAPKAENGYVSNERVYLRNHTKFDVDLKSIMESPLNLLGRKKEGPQVLVIHTHGSESYSEKNAATYNSNQSDRNTDINQNVVAVGSTFAKTLTELGIETVHDTTMYDRPDFNTAYTKSGEGAQKWLDKYPSIRVIVDVHRDSIVTSEGIKYRPVVDIGGKSAAQVMLVVGTPQNGLSHKNWRDNLNFAAHWAKLLEESNPGITRPIDLSKDRYNQQLRTGAVILEVGSSGNCLDEAIESAKICAKSLSKLLTDNN